In the Ipomoea triloba cultivar NCNSP0323 chromosome 6, ASM357664v1 genome, one interval contains:
- the LOC116022055 gene encoding ER lumen protein-retaining receptor erd-2.2-like, translating into MAMTMKAPINAVKAWLKAQPPKMKVFLALVVASFFIYLLHLLVEEQDNLFVAAEAVHAFGISVLVYKLTKGKSCAGLSLISQELTAMFLAVRLYCSIVMEYDIHTVLDMATLTATIWVIYMIRFKLNSSFMNDKDNFSLYYLVAPCVLLAMFIHPSTNHHIVNRICWAFCVYLEAVSVYPQLHVMQNTKIIEPFTANYVFALGISRFLSCAHWILQILDTQGTLLTALGYGLWPSMVILSEIIQTFILADFCYYYAKCLLGGNLVMRLPSGVV; encoded by the exons ATGGCCATGACTATGAAGGCTCCGATCAACGCCGTGAAGGCGTGGCTGAAGGCGCAACCGCCGAAGATGAAGGTCTTTCTCGCGCTGGTAGTTGCCTCCTTTTTCATCTATCTCCTCCACCTCCTCGTCGAAGAACAAGACAACCTCTTCGTCGCCGCCGAGGCCGTTCACGCCTTCGGCATTTCTGTCCTCGTTTACAAGCTCACCAAGGGCAAAAGCTGCGCTG GACTTTCACTGATATCACAAGAACTCACAGCTATGTTTTTAGCTGTAAGACTTTACTGCAGTATTGTCATGGAATATGACATCCACACGGTTCTTGACATGGCTACATTGACCGCAACAATATGGGTCATTTATATGATCCGCTTTAAATTAAATTCCAGTTTCATGAATGACAAAGATAATTTTTCACTATATTATTTG GTTGCACCTTGTGTTTTGCTTGCTATGTTTATTCATCCCTCTACAAATCATCATATTGTCAACCGTATTTGCTGGGCATTTTGTGTGTATTTGGAAGCTGTTTCAGTATATCCTCAGCTACACGTCATGCAGAACACAAAG ATTATTGAACCATTCACGGCAAATTATGTTTTTGCGCTAGGAATTTCAAGGTTCCTAAGTTGTGCACATTGGATTCTCCAG ATATTAGATACTCAGGGAACCTTGTTAACCGCTTTGGGTTATGGATTGTGGCCATCAATGGTCATCCTTTCTGAAATCATCCAAACGTTTATTCTCGCAGATTTCTGCTACTATTATGCTAAATG CCTTCTTGGTGGAAATCTCGTGATGCGACTCCCCTCAGGTGTAGTGTAA
- the LOC116021953 gene encoding tubulin beta chain-like has protein sequence MREILHIQGGQCGNQIGSKFWEVICDEHGVDPTGRYKGGDGGNAAVNDLQLERINVYFNEASGGRYVPRAVLMDLEPGTMDSIRSGPYGQIFRPDNFVFGQSGAGNNWAKGHYTEGAELIDAVLDVVRKEAENCDCLQGFQVCHSLGGGTGSGMGTLLISKIREEYPDRMMLTFSVFPSPKVSDTVVEPYNATLSVHQLVENADECMVLDNEALYDICFRTLKLSTPSFGDLNHLISATMSGVTCCLRFPGQLNSDLRKLAVNLIPFPRLHFFMVGFAPLTSRGSQQYISLTVPELTQQMWDAKNMMCAADPRHGRYLTVSAMFRGKMSTKEVDEQMINVQNKNSSYFVEWIPNNVKSSVCDIPPTGLKMASTFVGNSTSIQEMFRRVSEQFTAMFRRKAFLHWYTGEGMDEMEFTEAESNMNDLVAEYQQYQEATADDDEEYEGEVGDQDFE, from the exons ATGAGAGAGATCTTGCACATTCAGGGAGGCCAATGCGGCAACCAAATTGGCTCCAAGTTCTGGGAAGTTATCTGCGACGAGCACGGCGTTGATCCTACCGGCCGCTACAAGGGCGGCGACGGCGGCAACGCCGCCGTTAATGACCTCCAACTCGAGCGCATCAACGTCTATTTCAATGAGGCTTCCGGCGGCCGGTATGTCCCCCGTGCGGTGCTTATGGATCTCGAGCCTGGTACCATGGACAGCATCAGATCAGGGCCTTATGGCCAGATCTTCAGGCCTGATAACTTCGTCTTCGGACAGTCCGGTGCCGGGAATAACTGGGCCAAAGGTCATTACACCGAAGGCGCTGAGTTGATCGATGCCGTTCTCGATGTTGTTCGCAAGGAGGCTGAGAATTGTGATTGCTTGCAAG GATTCCAGGTTTGTCACTCACTTGGAGGTGGTACTGGGTCTGGCATGGGAACTCTCTTGATCTCAAAGATACGGGAGGAGTATCCAGATAGAATGATGCTCACATTCTCTGTTTTCCCCTCACCCAAGGTCTCTGACACTGTTGTAGAGCCATATAATGCCACACTTTCAGTTCATCAACTGGTGGAGAATGCTGATGAATGCATGGTCCTTGATAATGAAGCTCTCTATGATATTTGTTTCAGGACTCTTAAGCTTAGCACTCCAAGTT TTGGTGACCTCAACCATTTGATATCTGCAACCATGAGTGGAGTTACCTGTTGCTTGAGGTTCCCTGGGCAGCTGAATTCAGATCTCCGGAAACTGGCTGTGAATTTGATTCCATTCCCACGTCTTCATTTCTTCATGGTGGGATTTGCACCACTCACCTCCCGTGGGTCACAGCAATACATCTCTCTCACAGTCCCGGAACTTACTCAGCAAATGTGGGATGCCAAGAACATGATGTGTGCAGCTGATCCTCGCCATGGACGCTACCTAACAGTCTCCGCCATGTTCAGAGGTAAAATGAGCACAAAAGAAGTAGATGAACAGATGATCAATGTGCAGAACAAGAACTCATCCTATTTCGTGGAGTGGATCCCTAACAACGTGAAGTCAAGCGTGTGTGATATTCCACCAACCGGCCTCAAGATGGCATCAACATTCGTTGGAAATTCAACATCAATTCAAGAGATGTTTAGGCGAGTAAGCGAGCAGTTTACAGCCATGTTTAGGCGCAAGGCCTTCTTGCATTGGTACACAGGTGAAGGGATGGATGAGATGGAGTTCACTGAAGCTGAGAGCAATATGAATGATTTAGTGGCAGAGTACCAGCAATACCAAGAAGCCACTGCAGACGACGATGAAGAATATGAAGGAGAGGTCGGTGATCAGGATTTTGAGTGA
- the LOC116021601 gene encoding BRISC and BRCA1-A complex member 2 isoform X3, producing the protein MWGGGKNPGLLDRFTLVIPFCLDNIKWDVIYNAVYPLMAPDIIFGPEDENFQPYHSLGDEADTKNALTDWNNKDPSRLLSLILELRELYMAYQRKRVGEVDDDRLKFEFSTMLPREGIEYFLSSGIDKPEEVKFSIPLLDLDLNKMVAGSTWRHQQKIYLQQVIFPVGRKYSAPRLKLVSSPEVKALFSVEDFRLPSWVDGMCTAEYLPALEVNLATQIKDAVSSIEIRRKFIVALAPLLGRPLEADPVFCRKASFLSHSGVFNFLVHFTIPLQFPKQQPSLVLQSAQHFNSLNIPIKSGVITEYPWSPRWEASEMAERIFDFLLEECLNFKKYCNETMFQQR; encoded by the exons ATGTGGGGAGGAGGCAAAAACCCTGGCCTGCTTGATCGCTTCACTTTAGTTATCCCATTTTGCCTCGACAACATCAAGT GGGATGTTATATACAATGCAGTGTACCCACTCATGGCTCCGGATATAATATTTGGGCCGGAAGACGAGAATTTTCAGCCATATCATAGTCTTGGTGATGAAGCGGACACGAAGAATGCATTGACTGACTGGAACAACAAAGATCCTTCCCGGCTTTTGTCGCTCATTCTTGAGCTTAG GGAGTTGTATATGGCTTACCAAAGGAAACGAGTTGGAGAAGTGGATGATGATAGATTAAAGTTTGAATTCAGCACTATGCTTCCAAGAGAG GGAATTGAATACTTTTTGAGTTCTGGCATTGACAAG CCAGAAGAGGTTAAATTTTCCATACCTTTACTGGATTTGGACTTGAACAAGATGGTTGCTGGATCCACCTGGAGACATCAGCAGAAGATATATTTACAG CAGGTCATATTTCCTGTTGGCAGAAAATACTCAGCTCCACGCCTGAAACTGGTTTCTTCTCCCGAAGTGAAAGCACTCTTTTCTGTTGAAGATTTCAGGCTTCCTTCGTGGGTGGATGGAAT GTGTACTGCTGAATACCTTCCAGCTTTAGAAGTCAATCTTGCAACACAG ATTAAAGATGCAGTTTCATCCATTGAAATCAGAAGGAAATTCATTGTGGCCTTAGCTCCTCTTTTAGGAAGGCCACTAGAAGCTGATCCG GTTTTCTGCAGAAAGGCTAGCTTTTTATCACACTCTGGGGTTTTCAATTTCCTG GTACACTTTACCATCCCACTCCAGTTCCCTAAGCAACAACCAAGTTTGGTGCTACAGAGTGCACAG CACTTCAATTCCCTTAACATACCCATCAAGTCTGGTGTCATAACTGAATACCCTTGGAGCCCTAGATGGGAAGCATCAGAAATGGCGGAGAGGATCTT CGATTTTCTTCTGGAGGAATGCTTGAACTTCAAAAAGTACTGCAACGAGACAATGTTCCAACAACGGTGA
- the LOC116021601 gene encoding BRISC and BRCA1-A complex member 2 isoform X2 — protein sequence MAIDSVPPLIAAQLNYLVSHCPFPIKVEQMWGGGKNPGLLDRFTLVIPFCLDNIKWDVIYNAVYPLMAPDIIFGPEDENFQPYHSLGDEADTKNALTDWNNKDPSRLLSLILELRELYMAYQRKRVGEVDDDRLKFEFSTMLPREGIEYFLSSGIDKPEEVKFSIPLLDLDLNKMVAGSTWRHQQKIYLQVIFPVGRKYSAPRLKLVSSPEVKALFSVEDFRLPSWVDGMCTAEYLPALEVNLATQIKDAVSSIEIRRKFIVALAPLLGRPLEADPVFCRKASFLSHSGVFNFLVHFTIPLQFPKQQPSLVLQSAQHFNSLNIPIKSGVITEYPWSPRWEASEMAERIFDFLLEECLNFKKYCNETMFQQR from the exons ATGGCAATCGATAGCGTCCCTCCTCTCATCGCCGCTCAGCTCAATTACCTAGTCTCTCACTGCCCCTTCCCTATCAAG GTAGAGCAAATGTGGGGAGGAGGCAAAAACCCTGGCCTGCTTGATCGCTTCACTTTAGTTATCCCATTTTGCCTCGACAACATCAAGT GGGATGTTATATACAATGCAGTGTACCCACTCATGGCTCCGGATATAATATTTGGGCCGGAAGACGAGAATTTTCAGCCATATCATAGTCTTGGTGATGAAGCGGACACGAAGAATGCATTGACTGACTGGAACAACAAAGATCCTTCCCGGCTTTTGTCGCTCATTCTTGAGCTTAG GGAGTTGTATATGGCTTACCAAAGGAAACGAGTTGGAGAAGTGGATGATGATAGATTAAAGTTTGAATTCAGCACTATGCTTCCAAGAGAG GGAATTGAATACTTTTTGAGTTCTGGCATTGACAAG CCAGAAGAGGTTAAATTTTCCATACCTTTACTGGATTTGGACTTGAACAAGATGGTTGCTGGATCCACCTGGAGACATCAGCAGAAGATATATTTACAG GTCATATTTCCTGTTGGCAGAAAATACTCAGCTCCACGCCTGAAACTGGTTTCTTCTCCCGAAGTGAAAGCACTCTTTTCTGTTGAAGATTTCAGGCTTCCTTCGTGGGTGGATGGAAT GTGTACTGCTGAATACCTTCCAGCTTTAGAAGTCAATCTTGCAACACAG ATTAAAGATGCAGTTTCATCCATTGAAATCAGAAGGAAATTCATTGTGGCCTTAGCTCCTCTTTTAGGAAGGCCACTAGAAGCTGATCCG GTTTTCTGCAGAAAGGCTAGCTTTTTATCACACTCTGGGGTTTTCAATTTCCTG GTACACTTTACCATCCCACTCCAGTTCCCTAAGCAACAACCAAGTTTGGTGCTACAGAGTGCACAG CACTTCAATTCCCTTAACATACCCATCAAGTCTGGTGTCATAACTGAATACCCTTGGAGCCCTAGATGGGAAGCATCAGAAATGGCGGAGAGGATCTT CGATTTTCTTCTGGAGGAATGCTTGAACTTCAAAAAGTACTGCAACGAGACAATGTTCCAACAACGGTGA
- the LOC116021954 gene encoding uncharacterized protein LOC116021954 codes for MTLQSTSRETASSPILEGDEIEVCIILEDLKDIIRQSEFQSISKLLVGWSGRRKRSKRVFTVASGAVVDSPSRSPPRVSHGDNENQTAERKVKKQGAASSPATPLSLSLTESDEKQKQRSSRKRTKKKSREEWLSNIEELKQSKETLTQELENVMIYYNSLKAYNLKLKAMKEGELRRTSHEREEPKMEMTRRSVSSFGPSNLAQYNPQEQQPVALEMRSGLGACQPFMCELGQLDQRHSSYGLGMANHGVGPLGIPDLNLPAEQISGGTVDSPHPYDLQRLWADPKARYAEARRNRKILNSIKIRKASGLPTLALANRR; via the exons ATGACGTTACAGAGTACGAGCAGGGAAACAGCTTCGTCTCCTATTCTCGAGGGAGATGAGATCGAAGTCTGCATTATCTTAGAGGATCTCAAGGACATAATTCGGCAGTCCGAGTTTCAATCTATCTCCAAGTTGCTGGTTGGATGGAGCGGTAGAAGGAAGAGATCTAAGCGCGTCTTCACGGTCGCTAGCGGCGCCGTCGTCGACTCTCCATCGCGGTCGCCGCCGAGAGTTTCTCACGGCGACAATGAAAACCAGACGGCGGAACGAAAAGTCAAAAAGCAGGGAGCGGCCTCCAGTCCCGCCACGCCTCTCTCGTTATCTCTAACCGAATCTGATGAGAAACAAAAACAACGCTCTTCTCGCAAGCGCACGAAGAAGAAG AGTAGAGAAGAGTGGCTGAGTAACATAGAAGAGTTAAAGCAGAGCAAAGAAACACTAACGCAG GAATTGGAGAATGTGATGATTTACTACAACAGCTTAAAGGCTTACAATCTGAAGCTGAAAGCAATGAAAGAAGGAGAG CTACGAAGGACATCCCATGAAAGAGAGGAACctaaaatggaaatgactagGAGAAGCGTGAGTAGTTTTGGGCCGTCAAACTTGGCCCAATATAATCCACAAGAGCAACAGCCTGTTGCGTTGGAGATGAGGAGTGGATTGGGGGCATGCCAACCATTTATGTGCGAATTGGGCCAACTGGACCAAAGACATTCATCTTATGGGTTAGGCATGGCGAATCATGGTGTAGGCCCACTTGGAATTCCGGATCTCAACCTCCCAGCTGAGCAGATTTCTGGCGGTACGGTGGACTCTCCCCATCCGTACGATCTTCAGAGATTGTGGGCTGATCCTAAGGCCAGATACGCGGAAGCACGTAGGaatagaaaaattttaaatagtataaagaTTAGGAAAGCCTCCGGTTTACCTACTCTTGCTCTTGCTAATCGGAGATAA
- the LOC116021601 gene encoding BRISC and BRCA1-A complex member 2 isoform X1, with protein MAIDSVPPLIAAQLNYLVSHCPFPIKVEQMWGGGKNPGLLDRFTLVIPFCLDNIKWDVIYNAVYPLMAPDIIFGPEDENFQPYHSLGDEADTKNALTDWNNKDPSRLLSLILELRELYMAYQRKRVGEVDDDRLKFEFSTMLPREGIEYFLSSGIDKPEEVKFSIPLLDLDLNKMVAGSTWRHQQKIYLQQVIFPVGRKYSAPRLKLVSSPEVKALFSVEDFRLPSWVDGMCTAEYLPALEVNLATQIKDAVSSIEIRRKFIVALAPLLGRPLEADPVFCRKASFLSHSGVFNFLVHFTIPLQFPKQQPSLVLQSAQHFNSLNIPIKSGVITEYPWSPRWEASEMAERIFDFLLEECLNFKKYCNETMFQQR; from the exons ATGGCAATCGATAGCGTCCCTCCTCTCATCGCCGCTCAGCTCAATTACCTAGTCTCTCACTGCCCCTTCCCTATCAAG GTAGAGCAAATGTGGGGAGGAGGCAAAAACCCTGGCCTGCTTGATCGCTTCACTTTAGTTATCCCATTTTGCCTCGACAACATCAAGT GGGATGTTATATACAATGCAGTGTACCCACTCATGGCTCCGGATATAATATTTGGGCCGGAAGACGAGAATTTTCAGCCATATCATAGTCTTGGTGATGAAGCGGACACGAAGAATGCATTGACTGACTGGAACAACAAAGATCCTTCCCGGCTTTTGTCGCTCATTCTTGAGCTTAG GGAGTTGTATATGGCTTACCAAAGGAAACGAGTTGGAGAAGTGGATGATGATAGATTAAAGTTTGAATTCAGCACTATGCTTCCAAGAGAG GGAATTGAATACTTTTTGAGTTCTGGCATTGACAAG CCAGAAGAGGTTAAATTTTCCATACCTTTACTGGATTTGGACTTGAACAAGATGGTTGCTGGATCCACCTGGAGACATCAGCAGAAGATATATTTACAG CAGGTCATATTTCCTGTTGGCAGAAAATACTCAGCTCCACGCCTGAAACTGGTTTCTTCTCCCGAAGTGAAAGCACTCTTTTCTGTTGAAGATTTCAGGCTTCCTTCGTGGGTGGATGGAAT GTGTACTGCTGAATACCTTCCAGCTTTAGAAGTCAATCTTGCAACACAG ATTAAAGATGCAGTTTCATCCATTGAAATCAGAAGGAAATTCATTGTGGCCTTAGCTCCTCTTTTAGGAAGGCCACTAGAAGCTGATCCG GTTTTCTGCAGAAAGGCTAGCTTTTTATCACACTCTGGGGTTTTCAATTTCCTG GTACACTTTACCATCCCACTCCAGTTCCCTAAGCAACAACCAAGTTTGGTGCTACAGAGTGCACAG CACTTCAATTCCCTTAACATACCCATCAAGTCTGGTGTCATAACTGAATACCCTTGGAGCCCTAGATGGGAAGCATCAGAAATGGCGGAGAGGATCTT CGATTTTCTTCTGGAGGAATGCTTGAACTTCAAAAAGTACTGCAACGAGACAATGTTCCAACAACGGTGA
- the LOC116021705 gene encoding putative E3 ubiquitin-protein ligase LIN-1: protein MSGNYRFEMEQEDIVRSLVSTVGSFIQDRLIDKEQRAQHKEQCAERLAAEDGSSDKDAEVRYSDQAVLANLDWGIEALEEAINTSNMETKMARLDYAEKMLQVCAMLNSGQRTAGVPNFYLSAWAHLNLSYLWQLRNDVRNAVLHMLEMFIVDPFFSRVDFAPELWKSLFLPHMSSVVGWYSEERHRIVMDVVPDSGDLSLTADFDHYFNESFVYSVRPDQAEKMQNLEQLYAQSLDENTKLYARYFKDCMNYDFATAKKGIPMLPIAEAPMTPLREVSRSIPDYVKFGPILPKSAGFSPVLKAKERAKEASRLNATSSSSENQQITIWEPQGIPEENEESFESEPEAYTKKTSYDSVGICKEKEPRLKRQLTKTSSQKQSPTSSSPVDSPRTPPAKLSSPKGNNSKKEGPSIIRLFSTRIRDTSNIPSLTGSPHSLKEPSISSVESDGEGTDQHETRRKNPSHRRRASQLSEKCYLNESDEGSQSCISFTLSEKSTPKSRPPKDFVCPITSQIFNDPVTLETGQTYERKAIQEWMNRGNTTCPITRQPLSATCLPKTNYVLKRLIASWKEQHPDLAQEFSYSETPRSYLSTPSSKEMSSEFTPSHALNTPNHRVGDGNIEHRPQRFARAAVLTQPPSAAVGAIINSLKPYVSCLCTSDNLQECEAAVLKIARAWRDSHVESGLYSYLSSPTIVNGFMEVLSASSDREVLRTAVYILSELIYADDSVSEVFTSVDTDFECLAALLKNGLAEAAVLIYLLRPSFSQLSAHNFIPSLIQMISNKNEDCNDLQLAIAPKDAAIALIEKIIMGGDESDRSSNTKNIISASGIPALLKCLERETGREFVVSVLLCCIRTDKSCRNLIANRIELSPVLELIHAENDRTRDTCIEFLYELVLQSRRTLCNQILQIIKDEGAFSTMHTLLVCLQMAAAERKPIIAALLLQLDLLVDPKKMSIYREESIDALIEALRRKDFPASQIRALEALSCISGYLTTSGKSFLEAWLLKSAGFHQPYNAMVKEEKRKNSETDFTDKMGEEEKAMISWEKRAVFVLCNHEKGVIFKALEECLKSNSMEVARSCLVTATWLIHMLYRLPDTGIRDVARKSLLDQFIHTLQSTKNLEEKILATLALRGFISDFGALNEMGVYAKCMCKTLMKLKKHSTVVGDMMKALMTLPCIDAAELWSYTEGPELDTSMNGEVLSVLHIRGRLISSHSDGTIKVWDTGKRTPRLIYEAREHSKAVTCLHVSSSCDKLYSGSLDRTIRVWAIKQGEIHCIQVHDMKEAVLGLTANSNVACFSTQGTGVKVYNWSGSPKHVNFNKYVKCLALAGDKLYCGCTGYSIQEVDLSTYTTTTFYTGTKKLLGKQTILSLEIHKDVLIAGGSSVDGIAGKIFSLPSKAVIGLFPSNSDIQQVMVNTDFIFLAMKCGTIEVWQKERATKIASLKLKSSGNTRITSLTPDKDGEMIFVGCSDGRIQTWSLE from the exons ATGAGTGGAAATTATAGGTTTGAGATGGAGCAGGAAGACATAGTGAGGTCTTTGGTGTCAACAGTTGGGAGTTTCATTCAGGATAGGCTAATTGACAAAGAACAGAGAGCTCAACACAAAGAGCAATGCGCGGAGAGATTAGCAGCGGAAGATGGGAGCTCTGATAAGGACGCTGAAGTTCGTTACTCGGATCAAGCAGTGCTAGCGAATTTGGACTGGGGAATCGAAGCCCTAGAAGAGGCAATCAACACGTCAAACATGGAGACTAAAATGGCGCGGCTGGATTACGCGGAGAAAATGTTGCAGGTTTGCGCCATGCTGAACTCCGGCCAGAGAACCGCCGGGGTGCCGAATTTCTACCTCTCCGCCTGGGCCCACCTCAACCTTTCGTACTTGTGGCAGCTGAGAAATGATGTTCGCAATGCCGTTCTTCATATGCTCGAGATGTTCATCGTCGACCCGTTTTTCTCCCGGGTTGATTTCGCTCCTGAGCTCTGGAAATCCTTATTTCTCCCGCACATGAGCTCCGTCGTTGGCTGGTACTCGGAGGAGAGGCATCGGATAGTGATGGACGTCGTTCCTGATTCCGGTGACTTGTCGCTCACGGCAGATTTCGATCACTATTTCAACGAATCGTTTGTCTATTCTGTGCGGCCTGATCAAGCTGAAAAGATGCAGAACTTGGAGCAGCTCTACGCGCAGTCGCTGGATGAGAATACAAAACTGTACGCAAGATACTTCAAGGACTGCATGAACTATGATTTCGCTACTGCGAAGAAGGGGATTCCTATGTTGCCGATTGCAGAAGCGCCAATGACTCCTTTGCGTGAGGTGAGCCGGTCGATTCCGGATTATGTCAAATTCGGGCCTATCTTGCCCAAAAGTGCTGGGTTTTCTCCGGTCTTGAAAGCCAAAGAGAGAGCAAAAGAAGCTTCAAG ATTGAATGCGACTTCTTCATCTTCAGAGAATCAGCAAATAACTATCTGGGAGCCTCAA GGAATTCCAGAGGAGAATGAAGAAAGCTTTGAATCTGAACCTGAGGCTTACACGAAGAAGACATCTTATGACAGTGTTGGAATATGCAAGGAAAAAGAGCCTAGATTGAAGAGACAGCTGACTAAAACGAGTAGTCAAAAGCAATCTCCTACAAGCTCTTCTCCTGTAGACTCTCCCAGAACTCCCCCGGCGAAGCTTTCATCTCCAAAAGGGAACAATTCTAAGAAAGAAGGACCATCTATAATAAGGCTCTTCTCCACTCGGATTAGAGACACCTCAAATATCCCATCTCTGACTGGTTCTCCACATTCATTAAAGGAACCAAGCATCAGTTCAGTGGAGTCGGATGGCGAAGGGACA GATCAACATGAAACTAGGAGGAAAAATCCAAGTCATAGACGGCGTGCCAGTCAATTATCAGAAAAGTG CTACTTGAACGAAAGTGATGAAGGAAGTCAAAGCTGCATTTCTTTCACACTCTCTGAAAAGTCCACTCCTAAGTCAAGGCCTCCAAAAGATTTTGTCTGTCCAATTACCAGCCAGATATTCAATGATCCCGTCACTCTTGAAACCGGTCAAACATATGAAAGAAAAGCCATTCAAGAATGGATGAACAGAGGCAATACAACTTGCCCCATTACAAGGCAGCCCCTCTCTGCAACTTGTCTCCCCAAAACGAATTATGTCCTAAAGAGACTGATTGCTTCTTGGAAAGAACAGCATCCTGACCTTGCTCAGGAGTTTTCGTACTCTGAAACACCAAGAAGTTATCTAAGTACCCCTTCTTCAAAAGAAATGTCATCTGAGTTCACCCCATCTCATGCATTGAATACCCCCAACCATAGGGTTGGGGATGGCAATATTGAGCATAGACCCCAGAGATTTGCACGAGCTGCAGTATTAACACAACCACCTAGTGCTGCTGTAGGAGCAATTATCAACTCATTAAAACCCTATGTTTCATGTCTCTGCACATCAGACAACTTGCAAGAGTGTGAAGCAGCTGTATTGAAAATAGCCAGGGCATGGAGAGATTCACATGTTGAATCAGGACTTTATTCTTATTTATCATCCCCAACAATAGTCAATGGGTTTATGGAGGTTCTATCAGCTTCTTCAGATAGGGAAGTTCTCAGGACAGCAGTTTACATACTATCTGAGCTAATATATGCAGATGACAGTGTCAGTGAAGTATTTACTAGTGTTGACACTGATTTTGAATGCCTGGCTGCTTTATTGAAAAATGGTCTTGCTGAAGCTGCAGTTCTCATATACCTCTTGAGACCATCATTCTCTCAACTTTCTGCTCACAACTTTATACCCTCCCTCATCCAGATGATCTCAAACAAAAATGAAGACTGCAATGACCTTCAATTGGCAATTGCACCTAAAGATGCTGCCATTGCCTTGATTGAGAAGATTATAATGGGAGGTGATGAGAGTGATAGGTCATCCAATACTAAGAACATTATATCAGCAAGTGGTATCCCTGCCTTACTTAAGTGCCTGGAGAGGGAAACTGGAAGAGAGTTTGTTGTTTCTGTACTTTTATGCTGTATACGTACTGATAAGAGTTGCCGGAATCTTATAGCTAATAGAATTGAGCTGTCACCAGTTCTTGAGTTAATTCATGCAGAAAATGACCGCACAAGAGACACATGCATAGAATTTCTTTATGAGTTAGTCCTACAGAGCAG GAGAACTTTGTGTAATCAGATTTTGCAGATTATTAAGGATGAGGGAGCATTTAGTACTATGCACACTCTTCTTGTCTGTCTACAGATGGCAGCAGCAGAGCGGAAACCTATTATTGCTGCCCTACTTCTACAGCTTGACCTCCTG GTTGACCCGAAGAAAATGAGCATCTACAGGGAAGAGTCAATAGATGCTTTAATTGAAGCCCTTCGCCGAAAAGATTTTCCTGCTTCTCAAATCAGGGCTCTGGAGGCCTTGTCATGTATTTCTGGGTATCTGACAACCTCAGGCAAGTCATTTCTTGAAGCCTGGTTACTTAAGAGTGCCGGATTTCACCAGCCTTACAATGCTATGGTAAaagaagagaagaggaaaaacaGTGAAACTGACTTCACTGATAAGATG GGTGAAGAAGAGAAAGCTATGATTTCTTGGGAGAAAAGAGCAGTTTTTGTACTCTGCAACCATGAGAAGGGTGTGATCTTCAAAGCTTTAGAGGAATGTCTAAAGAGCAATTCCATGGAGGTTGCAAGATCTTGCCTTGTTACAGCCACTTGGCTCATCCACATGCTTTACAGGTTGCCTGATACAGGAATTAGAGATGTTGCCCGTAAGTCGTTGCTAGATCAATTCATACACACACTACAATCCACAAAGAACCTCGAGGAGAAGATCTTGGCAACTCTTGCTTTGAGAGGCTTCATTAGTGATTTTG GAGCCCTCAATGAAATGGGGGTGTATGCCAAATGCATGTGTAAAACATTGATGAAGCTCAAGAAGCACTCCACAGTTGTTGGTGATATGATGAAAGCATTGATGACATTGCCTTGTATTGATGCA GCAGAGCTATGGAGCTATACTGAAGGTCCTGAGCTAGACACATCCATGAATGGCGAGGTTCTTTCTGTACTTCACATAAGAGGCCGGCTCATAAGCAGTCATTCTGATGGAACCATAAAA GTTTGGGACACTGGAAAGAGGACTCCTCGCTTAATTTATGAAGCTCGTGAACACTCAAAGGCTGTTACTTGCCTTCACGTTTCATCTTCATGTGATAAACTTTACAGTGGTTCCTTGGATAGAACGATTCgg GTTTGGGCTATCAAACAAGGTGAAATTCACTGTATTCAGGTTCATGATATGAAAGAGGCAGTGCTGGGGTTGACAGCTAACTCGAATGTGGCATGCTTTTCAACTCAAGGAACTGGAGTCAAG GTTTATAATTGGTCTGGATCTCCAAAGCATGTAAATTTCAACAAATATGTTAAGTGTCTTGCCTTGGCAGGCGATAAGCTTTATTGTGGATGCACAGGGTACAGCATCCAG GAAGTTGATTTAAGCACTtacacaacaacaacattttACACTGGGACCAAAAAATTGTTAGGCAAACAAACTATACTATCCCTCGAGATTCACAAGGATGTTTTGATCGCTGGAGGTTCCTCAGTTGATGGAATTGCAGGAAAG ATCTTCTCCCTCCCCAGCAAGGCAGTCATAGGATTATTCCCATCCAACTCTGACATACAGCAGGTAATGGTCAACACTGATTTCATATTCTTGGCCATGAAATGTGGAACCATTGAGGTTTGGCAAAAGGAGAGAGCAACAAAGATTGCCTCCCTCAAATTGAAAAGCAGTGGGAACACAAGAATCACATCATTAACACCAGATAAAGATGGAGAGATGATCTTTGTTGGCTGCTCTGATGGCAGGATTCAG ACCTGGAGCCTGGAATGA